Proteins from one Anopheles nili chromosome 2, idAnoNiliSN_F5_01, whole genome shotgun sequence genomic window:
- the LOC128721005 gene encoding uncharacterized protein LOC128721005, with amino-acid sequence MAKHHRIPTLAENINRSPRLSYLSSHSQSASFMSEGGEITELMALDESENLLNDQATPVQVISGSFGSYASGTLAGQLTPGGRIGPGLGLLSGGPNVTTINGGAGGGGISPGVGSYGDGSERLEELGITFNEHLLYGAVGGKLLPNSPAVTILEMAGGGSATAALRQKNFKRKSTATAAIVASGEQTSLNAIGLQLSVDRGGPQEWGEATRSYVKAQRRHAGRATFQGQVYNFLERPAGYKCFVYHVSV; translated from the exons ATGGCGAAACATCACCGCATCCCGACGCTGGCGGAAAACATCAACCGTTCGCCCCGGTTGAGCTACCTCTCCTCGCACTCGCAGTCGGCGTCCTTCATGAGCGAGGGCGGCGAGATCACGGAGCTAATGGCGCTGGACGAGTCGGAGAACCTGCTGAACGATCAGGCCACCCCGGTGCAGGTGATCAGCGGCAGCTTCGGTAGCTACGCGAGTGGTACCCTCGCCGGGCAGCTCACACCGGGCGGACGGATTGGCCCCGGGCTGGGGCTACTGTCCGGTGGACCGAACGTCACTACCATCAACGGGGGTGCTGGAGGTGGAGGCATCAGTCCCGGGGTCGGCAGTTACGGTGATGGGAGCGAACGCTTGGAGGAGCTCGGGATCACCTTCAACGAGCACCTGCTGTACGGGGCGGTCGGTGGCAAGCTGCTGCCTAACTCACCCGCGGTCACGATCCTGGAAATGGCCGGGGGTGGTAGTGCGACGGCGGCACTCCGGCAGAAAAACTTCAAGCGCAAATCGACGGCCACGGCCGCCATCGTGGCGTCCGGTGAGCAGACGTCCTTGAACGCCATCG GATTGCAGCTGTCGGTGGACCGTGGCGGACCGCAGGAATGGGGCGAAGCGACCAGAAGCTACGTGAAGGCCCAACGGCGTCACGCCGGGCGGGCCACCTTCCAGGGCCAGGTGTACAATTTCCTCGAGCGTCCGGCCGGCTACAAGTGCTTTGTCTACCATGTGTCCGTGTAA